From the Porites lutea chromosome 5, jaPorLute2.1, whole genome shotgun sequence genome, the window GCAGTCTGTAGTGGCGAACAAGTTAGCAGTTGATGAAGTGGATTATGAACATTTGGCCCGGCCAGAGCGCCGTGTGCTAATTCaatttattgaaatgaaatgatcaATGTGATCAGGAAAAGTGATAGCTGAAGGATGATTGAATAAGGATGATGCGGGTAAAGTGTCCGCTGTGTAATTAATCAGCTGATGATGTGGCGATCGAGATAGTCTTTTAGTCAAGTGTCCCACGTCCCAATGTTCAGAGATGTATGAACTGGAATTTTTGCGCCAAAAACGTCAAGCAGATCCTGCTGAGAGGCTAAAATATGTTGAATGATGGAGGTAACTGACATAGACTGTTTTAGATTTGAAGATGTATGAGGTGCATGTATCATTGTGCGAGTCCTTGGTCAAAAGGAAAGTAGGCTGTTCCAATTCGAGTGACTCGCATAGTAGTCACATAGATGTTGTGTTTGAAGGAGGGATTGGATTTCTCCTCTTTGGGCAATGCAGCATAGGGTGCTCCTTAGTACACATGCGGCATTTGTGATGGGCATTGAAGGCATGAGAATTCGATTTGTGGCATGAACAGGAATCGTAGTCTAAGTTCCATAGGCGACAGTCCTTTTCCATGTCAGGCTTGGTTGTTGATGGCGAGCGAGGTTGGAAGTAGAAAGATTGGAAGTTCGCTGAGGTTGCTCCAGAGCTGGTTTTGGTTTGGCTCAATTTCAGATCGGAAAGCTTGAAAAACATTACTGCTTTGTTGCGAATCTCCGGACTGCTTGTCCATTCCAGGCGACGTAACTCGATTTGCTTGGCTGGATGCAAAAGAAAATCTCGAACACTAGGCCCTGAATAACTGGAAGGCTTCAACATGAGTAATTCTAAATAGTCAAGCATAGCATTCTTCTTGTGCGTTTTGTAAGGCTTAATCATAGACAAGAAGCTGGTGACAAAGTCCAGGAGATCTAGTTTGTTGTACTCTAATGTAGAAGCATTGTGTGTAGTGGTAGTTCATGTGGCCAATCAATTGTGCCCTTTTTTCCTTGGAttggtggtggtggaaggaGATTACTCCGCGCCTTCTTGAGAAGAATTGGAGGAGTGCCGCAAATGCAAGACCTCAACTCAAGTGAGAGCTTTTCTTTTTGAAGTGGCACCAATTTGAGGTCTTGGGAAAGGTCCCTTGTGACATGATCTTGTTGCCGCTGCAAAGAAGATCTGGTTACTGAGGCAGTTGAGGGATCTTTTAAACCCCGAGCTGACAATGCTGCATCCTTGAATGTGGAGTTGTTTTCTGGCTCTTTGGCCAGGAAATGCCAGTCTTTTAACTGACATTGAAGGTCAGGATAGAGAAATTTGGGATCTTTTTTGGTGGATTTGGAGAGACGCTTGGAACACCGAGTTGGTTGAGTCATGACAAACAAATAGGGTGTGGTCGAACAAATCAAATATGAGCTTGACCGTGATAGCAGCGAGCGTGTGACTGACTAACGCATGACGGTGACTAGACTTATGTACTCGAGTTACATGATTACACAATTATCCATTAATTATCCATGCTGGTgctgaaaataaatttcagtttGATGACTTTTTAATTGTATCTGTTGTGTGCATCAAATTGTAAGAAAAATACATTGCGACTTGAACAAGATAACAGAAAAAAGTGGGATTTCTtgcaaaatgtaaaattaatgcatttttcttgttataaAATGTAACACCTAAGATAGtacatgaaaacaaaaattattcatgTAATTTTTGTCCATGTTTAATTGTAGCTGtaatgtttattttgtaacCTAATATATAGagttagccagggctaaaagtgaagctcccattaatatcaatttatcatttaaatcaaacaataaacttgtattccacaaatcagttaactttagagcacttTCATGTggcttttgagggaaaggctaactgattttagagaaaaataatttgtaaacagtCCGGGAGTGAAcgaaatcttacatcgagttgatagccctatatgtacacccaaaaaatagcaatcatcttcgatcacatttaagagccataatggctcatgatcacagtagattaggcctggaaaacaaattcttgaaaaacaaatcaggcGAAATTTttggcgttcgacaagttttaaactttacaaaatcttgcgtACAAATCTGGGGGCATGTAAACGAACCTTTTGTACTTTTTatgcatcacatctgaggtgaaacagtactataaggcgctgtttttatcatacagaccttggaCAGAATGCAGTGGTTTActattttgcaatacaaattgcactcatttaatattcaggacgatcgaagcatgcgtgggcttttagccaaacattaaaaaaatttagaaaatcaCCTATTCGACCAGCtggttctcacttttgagtAGGGCCAAATTTGCAGCGAGAGCTGAGTGTttaaatgaacattaatagTGACGCTTAAACATGATAAAgattttatgtttattttttatttagttgTTTTAGAatgatgtgtaatcttcaaaagcatttgatatgcgcggcattttgagtactacTGCAAGTGATGTTCTTGAattactgaaaacaaaaggcgcagctattaaaattgcaagagagactactaacaatcaatgaaagaaatataatttggtgaaacatatacagagaccacaattttcattcacgaatacaagattaaagtgtctctaaaaatcctgaatcttaaagcttaagtttgtGTTTAAGCCTGCTTCCCACTGTTTGCTATTTTCAAATATGTGTCGGAACTGTTTCTCCAGACAATAAACTCACGCTCACGATAAAGAACAGAACTGTTTTAATACTTCTAACTCTCTCTTGGTAAAGATCACTAACTCTCGCCATGTGCTTTTTTTGCTGATACATCACTTCTTGAAAACGACATCCTATAATATCTATAATCCTAGCTCCCAGGCCCCGATGACCTTAGGGTGTGCCTGACTAgtttacaaattgaaaaaaggGCGAACGAAACATTCTTAACATCCGAGTATCAACCTACGAATTCTCACACTCTCCCCTATTTGATACAAGTAATTTGGATCAAATAAACGTAAGTTCAGTGTTCGACTGCTTCTTATTCCGCAATGCGGCGAATGTTCTCCGCTGCTACAGCTGCAGCCCTCCTAACGGGGCGAAACTCCCTTGCTCTGGGATTTAGGGATGGGTCTTCTCTTACACGCTGTTCTTGATCACAGGAAAGCTCTAAAGGAAACAGATGCTGGACTGCCCGTTCAAGGTAAGATTTTCCTGCCCTGAGCCTAACGGCTCATACCACCCCATCTCGGCCTTGGAAAAGCTTGACTACTATGCCCATGTTACATTTCCCTCGGTTACGTTCAGCATCCTGGACGACATCTCCTTGCTTGACattcatctgtttggatttgTGCTTCATGTTGTGTCTTTCCCTCTGAGACTTCAGATACTCCCCACTCCACCGATTCCATAAAACCTCTTTACACCGGCGTAGATACTTCACTCTCTTCCTCAAATCAGCATCGCCTTCTTCTGTGCTTTCTTCTGGGACAAGTCTTGGTTGACCAAACATCACGGCACATGGAGTCAAAACTGGTAGCTGCACGTCGCCTTCCACGTATGACAGAGGGCGATCATTCAGAGCCACTTCTACATCCAGCAAGACTTCCTCAAGCTCATTCCATGTAAGGCTAGCTCGACCAATACTTTTGTACAATGCCCATTTTACGACGCCCTCAAGCCTCTCAAATtgtcccccacccccaccaggGGGTTCTGCTTAGATTAAATTGCCACCTTATTTTCTGATGAGCGAGGTAGTTCTGCAGCTGTTCATGTTTTACCACCCCTTTCAACCATTTCGCTGTGGCAACTAAAGTTCGCCCGTTATCAGAATAAATCTTCCTGGGGCGGCCTCTCCTCGTGATGAACTGTTTCAGATGCTTGATGAACTCCTCAGCTGTTTGGTTCGGCAGCAACTCCAGTTGGACAGCTCTAGTTAGGCTGcaagcaaacaacaaaatatacgcttttccttctttctttgtcttaagTTTGTACCCTATCTGTCCTGCAAAATCCAGGCCAACTACTTCGAAAGGGGTTGATCCTTCCGTTCTGTCTGTAGGCAGATTCCCAACTGGTGGGTTTGAGAAGGCAGTTACTTGGAATTTCTTGCACCCATAGCATCCTCTGATAACTCTCTTTGTGAGCTGTCTTAGTCGCGGCACCCAATATTGTTGACGAACAAAACTCATCGTAAGTCCCACTCCCCCATGAAGACTTAGCACATGTTTATCATGGACAATTCTCTCTGTTAACAAGGTAACTGGCAGTAAGTAGATAGGGTAGCTTCCCTGGATTCTTCCTCTACACACGTACAGACCCTCTTCATTCTTCTGCAAATTAAGTTTGAGCTGATCTTCATGGAACGTGTCTGTGTTTAACTTGCCGTTTTGAGCTCTTCCTACCCAGAATTTCACTTGCTTGACAGTCTCACATGTGGTCAATGGACCAGACAACCGGTGCTTCTTGCCTTTCTTAGAGTTTTCGATAAATCTTGCTACCCATGACGTGATACGTATCGTCTGCCAGAATCCATGTTTCTCTAAAACCTGGTGTAGGGTGTCCTCCATCTCTGTGGCCCCAGCAAACACTTCCTTTACTAGCTTGGCCTCTGCTTCTGTCTCTTTACTTGGCTTAGTTTGCACCACTGTTGGCCACATTTCTGGTTCAGTCAGCCAGTTTGGTCCCTTCAGCCAGATTTCAAGGCGCTCTATGGACAGGGTGCCTCTGCTCCACACGTCAGCTGGATTTTGCTCTGTTCCCACATACCTCCACTTTAGATAGTCCTTGGCATTAATTTGTGCAACTCTATTGGGCACAAATTGTTTGTAGCTCCCTTGACCAGCGATCCAATGCAAGACTACTATACTGTCTGTCCATCCATACACAGACCTCACTATGTAACCTTCCAAAGCACTTCTTACATTGTCTACAAGATTGGCTGCCATGTGAACAGAAATGAGCTCCAACCTTGGCATGGTAAGCCCTTTCTTTGCTAACTGTGCCTTTGCTGCCAACAGACCctggtttttttaatttttttttttttataacaactttatttgtaataatcaatACAAAAAGGCTGCCATCAGGGAGGAACTGAATCCTCATGAAAGATGACCCCCTAAAAGTATCTACAAAGCTATTAAGGAAATATAAGTCAGATAAAAACTATTATAATGTAAGGAGAAATGTAAAAGATATCACTAAAATATATCTATTAATAATGGAGTTGTTAAAAATTATCTAATTATCAAATTAAATATGTAATCGCCACAATTTTATGTTCATTACTTACTAGTTTAAAAAGTGTTCTCTTAagccctttttaaattttgacaatGAATCGGCACATATTAGAGAATCTGGTAACGAGTTCCATTTATCTATATATCTATGCcagaaagagaattttaaaatttagttcTTGAAAAAGGTTTCCAAATCTTCCTACTATTTCTTGATTTAGTGCTAGCACGAGAGAAAGATAAATAATTGTCAAGCTTAACTCTCGAGAAACCATTAATAAAGTTAAATAATTGAATTATCAATAGATATTCCCTACGGGACTTAAGCTCCATCCAACCAAGGTATTGCAGACGTTCGGTATAATCAATAGGTCCACCAAGGATCCAGCGTGAGACATTTCTTTGAAttctttcaagtttgtctgacagGTAGGCTTGATGTGGATTCCAAACGGGACATGCGTATTCGATGATAGGATGAACCATTGTTTTGTATCCAGTTATTATTGCTTCAGAGCACCTGCCAAATGTACGTTTAAGTAGACCCAAGATCCTGTTGGCTTTAGCAGCTATTGCAAGGACATGATGTTTCCAAGATAGATCAGATGAGAATGTTACACCCAGATGCTTGTGGGTAACTACTTGTTCCAGGGGTAAAGAGTTGATGGAATACGAACACTGTCCATTAACCTTAGATCTTGTTATTCTCATGCACTTGCATTTAGCTTCACACACCTTTAAAAGCCACTGCCTGCATCAGTTGGACATACAGAGTAAACCAGCTTGGATTGGAATTGAGACTTCATTGACGGGTGCTGAGTTGTGGAGTAAAGTGTCATCTGCAAACATATCACTAGGACAAGGAATACATTCGGGGATTTCATTTACGTAGAGTAAAAACAGGAGCGGCCCAAGATACTCCCTTGGGGAGCCCCTGAAAGTACTGTAGCCCAGCTGGAGGTGGAACCGTCAATAACGACCCGCTGGCGTCTATTCGAAAGGAAGTCACACAGCCAATGTAGAATTTGTCCTTGTATACCATACTGACTGACTCTATGAATAAGACGTTTGTGAGGGACCGAATCAAAAGCCTTCGCATAGTCTAAAAACACAACGTCAGTTGTTTTTCCATTGTCTAATGCTGAGGCCCAGGTATGGAACAGATGAATCAGTTGAGATGTGCATGATAATCCCGTTCTAAAACCATATTGGTGGACACTTAGTAGATTATGCTGATCAACGAAGACTGAAATATGCTTTGCGATAAGTTTCTCCAGCACTTTAACCACAAGGCATGTTAAGGAGATTGGTCGGTAGTTAGTTACAGTCTCTTTTACTCCCTTCTTAAATACTGGCGTGATGTTAGCAGATTTCCATTCACTGGGTAGTTTGCCTAGCTTTAGAGAGATGCTGAATATCCTTGAAAGGATGGTGCAATTGTCGATGCTGATTCTCTAAGCATACGAGCCGTTATTCCATCAGCTCCACAAGCTTTATTGGTATTTAAACCCAACAGCAACTTAAAATCTGGTTAATACCAGATTCTTGATACACGACTGCGTATACTACTGCTGCTGACCCTTTTCCACTTGAATCACAGAATGCATGCAGGTCTAGAGCTTGGACCGGTTCCTGAGCTATAGTTAGACTGCATGGGAATTTCAGCTAAATTTCTCCCATTGTGCTTTCAGTTCCTTGGGTAAAACAGCATCCAAGGGAGGTGTCGGTCACATGTGTCTTTGAAAACCATTTTCCCTACCAAGTTTACAGCACTTGCTACCCCAAGAGGGTCATATACTGAAGCTAAACTCCTTAGCACATCTCTCTTTGTGGCTTCATGTGAATCACCAGAAAAGGTCACAGCCAGAGTGTCCTCCACCTTATCCCAAGGGAGCCCGAGTAGTTTTGCTTCATTGGTTTTCAATCCCAACTGTTCCTTAGCATATGTCTGGCTATCTTCTGTCAACTGATTATCTGCTTCCAGTTCTGGTACATTAGAGTTCCACTTATGCAATTCAAAACCCGCCTGTTTAAAAAGCCCTATTGCAGTTCCTTTCAACTCATGTACTTGATCAACTGTATCTTCCCCAGTGATGATGTCATCGACTTAAAGACTCCTCATGATTTCCTCAACATGCTTTGGGTATTCAGTTCTTAAAGTTTCTAAATGTTGTTTCAAGGTACCCACAAGAAGAAACGGCGACTGCACAAGTCCAAATAATGCCTGCGTGAACCTCAAAGTCTCAACTTGTGATGAGTTTTTATCCCTTATCCAGTGAAATCAAAGTGCGTCACGATGTGCTTCTtgaataacataacataacataacataacatacatgtTTATTCAAACTCATATATAACTACATAAATTTGAAAGGGAGAGTCTAGAGGTTAACCCTATGAATAAAACTCTCCTAAAAacgacaaacaaacaataaaaattacaactttaaaaaggatttgagtttacatttaaaaagttCAAGTGTACCGGCTTCAACAACATTACTAGGTAAATTGTTccaataactaattacattgttaaaaaaagaatatttaaaacaGTTGATTCTAGATAATTTACAATAAAGCTTATACGAGTGATTTGCCCTAGTGGATTTGACTTTTGCGAATTGAAAGAATTCCTCAAAATCCAAGTGTGATAAGCCAAACACGATCTTATAACATTCAACAAGAGAGGAATATGTCCTACGACTGGACAAAGATGGCCAGTGTAACGTGTCACAACACTCTTCATAAGACATATCACCTCTTTTTTGCTTGAGAGCTAATCTTGACGCGCATCTTTGCACACTCTCTATCGCATGAATATCTTTGACAAGATATGGGTTCCAGACTGGAGCAGCATACTCTAGAAGTGGTCTGACCAATGTTTTGTAAAGCAATGAAAAAGCTGTTGTATTAGCTGTTCCAACAGACCGTCTTATTAGCCCTAGGACTTGGTTCGCCTTATTCACCATAGTACTAATATGTTCACTCCAAGTAAGATCTTTTGATATAATAATTCCAAGATCTTTAAAGCTCTTGACATCTTTTAAGGCCGTACCTAGTTTATAATTCGTAGTCGATTTGTGACGAGAATACGTTATTCGCATTGCTTCACACTTTTCCTCATTGAAACGAAGTTGCCATTTTTTGGCCCATTTACCAAGATTATTCAAATCAGTTTGAAGGTATTGTTCATCGAGACTAGGGTTGCGAAGCTCTCTGTAAATCTTTGTGTCATCcacaaataatttaatttttgaagagACACTATCAACGATATCATTTATATATGATAGGAATAAAATTGGACCAAGAATAGTTCCCTGTGGGGTACCAGATATCACAGGTGCCCAATCAGAAAAAGTCCCTCTTACAACAACTCGTTGCTTTCTACACGTGAGGAAATGCCTCAACCAGTTAAGAAGTTTGCTCTCAATACCGAAGCTATATAACTTTATGAGTAGACGTTCATGAGGAACACTATCAAAAGCCTTTGCGAGATCAAGAAATACAACATCTGTTGCTACGGATGAATTCCTAGATCTGGCGAAGTCATGAAAAGTAGAGAGTAATTGGGTCACCGTACACCTACCCTGCAAAAAACCAAATTGGTTTTTGTTTATCACGTTTTGGTCTTGCCAAAATGACGTTAACCTATCGCGTACAATTTTTTTGCTGATTTTGCATATCATGGATGTAAGCGAAATTGGACGATAATTCTCCCTCAAGTGTTTAGAACCTTTCTTATGAACTGGGACAATGTCAGCTGATCTCCCATCTTTGGGCAAATGGCCCAGCAGGAAAGATTTGTTGACCAGAAATGAGATCGAGGGCGCCAATTCGAACGCACatgattttaaaattactgGTGAAATTCTATCTGGACCCGGGGACTTGTTCGTTTTAAGAGACTTAAGATGCTTTAAAATTTCCTCAGTAGTACAGGAAATATAA encodes:
- the LOC140937918 gene encoding uncharacterized protein; translated protein: MPPGNETNLSSVYLTRSSSSDYEQLCSLDVLRLEDRPAGDQQVVYTEFQEQLKVPSHLDEYDKIIQDQLKEGIVERVSDETQGERECYLPHKAVIRETAQSTKMCIVFDASAKANQGGPSLNACLETGPPLQNLLWSVLVRNPLKPVALCGDIKQAFLQVRIQRSRNSSVATDVVFLDLAKAFDSVPHERLLIKLYSFGIESKLLNWLRHFLTCRKQRVVVRGTFSDWAPVISGTPQGTILGPILFLSYINDIVDSVSSKIKLFVDDTKIYRELRNPSLDEQYLQTDLNNLGKWAKKWQLRFNEEKCEAMRITYSRHKSTTNYKLGTALKDVKSFKDLGIIISKDLTWSEHISTMVNKANQVLGLIRRSVGTANTTAFSLLYKTLVRPLLEYAAPVWNPYLVKDIHAIESVQRCASRLALKQKRGDMSYEECCDTLHWPSLSSRRTYSSLVECYKIVFGLSHLDFEEFFQFAKVKSTRWNSNVPELEADNQLTEDSQTYAKEQLGLKTNEAKLLGLPWDKVEDTLAVTFSGDSHEATKRDVLRSLASVYDPLGVASAVNLGLLAAKAQLAKKGLTMPRLELISVHMAANLVDNVRSALEGYIVRSVYGWTDSIVVLHWIAGQGSYKQFVPNRVAQINAKDYLKWRYVGTEQNPADVWSRGTLSIERLEIWLKGPNWLTEPEMWPTVVQTKPSKETEAEAKLVKEVFAGATEMEDTLHQVLEKHGFWQTIRITSWVARFIENSKKGKKHRLSGPLTTCETVKQVKFWVGRAQNGKLNTDTFHEDQLKLNLQKNEEGLYVCRGRIQGSYPIYLLPVTLLTERIVHDKHVLSLHGGVGLTMSFVRQQYWVPRLRQLTKRVIRGCYGCKKFQVTAFSNPPVGNLPTDRTEGSTPFEVVGLDFAGQIGYKLKTKKEGKAYILLFACSLTRAVQLELLPNQTAEEFIKHLKQFITRRGRPRKIYSDNGRTLVATAKWLKGVVKHEQLQNYLAHQKISLTWNELEEVLLDVEVALNDRPLSYVEGDVQLPVLTPCAVMFGQPRLVPEESTEEGDADLRKRVKYLRRCKEVLWNRWSGEYLKSQRERHNMKHKSKQMNVKQGDVVQDAERNRGKCNMGIVVKLFQGRDGVV